CCCCCTGATCTTCCTTTTATCCTTCGGCTTTGGGGTAGGGCAGAGGCTCCGGCTGGTGATGCCCGGCGGCATGAGCTACCTCGAGTTTCTCGTCCCGGGCGTAATCGCCCTTGCCCTTTTCAACAACGGTGTGACCTCGGTGACGGTGCGCATGTTTTACACAAGGCTCCACTACCACAGCTTTGAGGCCTACCGCGTGGCCCCCGTAGACACCTTTTCCCTCTGGCTCGGCTACACCCTGGCCGGGATGCTGCGGGGACTGCTGGCCGGGCTTGTGGTCCTGGGGATGGTTTTGCTCCTGGTTCCCGGCCTCCACCTCAGCTGGGGCTTCTTCGGGAGCATGGTGCTTGCTTCCTTTTGTTTCGGCAGCCTCGGGGTTCTCATCGGTTTGCTGCTGCGCTCTTTCGACGATCAGGCGCTGGCCAGCGAATTTTTTCTTGTTCCGATGACTTTCTTAAGCGGCACCCTGATCCCGGTGGAGCGCCTGCCGGGTCTGCTCCAGAAGCTCGTCTGGCTCTTCCCCCTCACCCCGGCGTCCCAGCTTCTGCGCGCCACCCTTGCCGGGGCGGGGTTCCCCTGGGAGCCGGCTGTGCTGGTCGTGACCTGGACCCTCTCCTTCTTTTTCGCGGGCTGGCTCCGCCTGTGCAATTCAGATGCATGAACAGGTCGCCAGAAAAAGTTCTCCTGATTGCTTGCAAACCTGTTCTTTTCTCAACGAATTTTGGTTAAAAAATCTGATCCAGATCCGCCTGGAGGCCTGGCAGAACCTTAGATTCGAGCCTTTCTCTTCCGGTTCTGGTAAAAAGGGCCGGTTGTTCTTCTTCGGCCTTCTCCAGGTCGAAGACCTCGATCGCCTGGGCGGCCGTGTTCACCAGCCAGAGCTCCCGCACGCCGCTCCGGGCATAGAGCTTTTTCTTGATCGTCCGGTCCCGTTCGGCTGTCCCCGGGGAGAGGACTTCCACTACCAGATCGGGCGGTCCCTGGATGTTGGCTTCGGTGATGATCTGCCTCCGCGTGTGGGAAATAAACATCACGTCCGGCTGCACCACGTCGTAGGGTGAAAGAACCACGTCCAGAGGGGCTAAAAGCACTTCACCCAGTTGGTGTTCCTTAACAAAATTGCGTAAGATGTGTTCAATGTTGGCGGCTACCCTCTGGTGAATAACGCTTGGCGAAGGAACCAGGTAGAAATCCCCCCCGATGAGCTCTACCCTCCTGTCTTCCGGGAGCAGGCAGTAGTCCTGATAAGTAAACTTGAGGTCCGGTCTTGTTGCTTCCATCTGGCATCACTCCCCGGTGCCATTATACAATCCGCTTTTCCACCGGTCAATCAGAACAGATTTCTGTTTTCCGGTCGGCAGGAGGGCAGGGAGGAGAAAGTTGAAGGTATTCCTTTACGCTCAGTGGTGTGCCAGTGGCCCGGGACCTTAAGGTTTGCCGGACAGGCTGAAATTTTTTGCTGGATGTTGAAGGATTTTTGACAGGCTTTGTCGTATAAATACTTTGTCGTGTAGAAACCCGGATAGAAAATTGTGGTGAATCGAAGCCTGGATGATAATGAGGACCACGAAGGTCCCCGCCAGGAAGCAAGGGGCTGTAGCGTGGTTTTTTCTTTGGTTGAGGGTTGACCTGTACTTTTGTTTTTGAAAATTGAATAATCCGAAACAGGGTGCTCTTCCCGTTGAATTGAAAACGGGGGGCTAAAAGGGAAGTCCGGTGCAAGTCCGGCGCGGTCCCGCCACTGTGATGGGGAGCTGCCGTACATGAGGCCACTGCCCCGCACTCAATGAACATGATCGCGGATGTGCTGGAGCGGTTCAAAAATCTGATGTTCGCTCAAGGCGTTCGGGCGGAAAGGCAATTGAGTGCGGGGTGGGAAGGCGTGCGGCAGCCGTGAACCAGAGCCAGGAGACCTGCCCTGCTTCGCCCAACCATACCTGCCTACGCGGATAGGAAGGTTTTAATGTTTTCTAGTTCTACCCCGTCCAGGCAGGCGGGGTTTTTGCTTTTTCCGAAGCCAGGGAGAGTGAGTGAACTTTGAAAGAAGAAGTCAAAGCGGCGCTAATCCACGCCGCCGTCGCCTGGAAGGACAAGGAGCGCAACTTGAAGAAGCTGCTTGCCTTGACCGAAGAGGCGGCGCGTCAAGGGGCGAAAATCATCGTGAGCCCAGAATTGGCCCTTTCCGGCTACTCTTTTCACAGCAGAAGCGAAATTGCTCCCTTAGCAGAAACGATACCTGGCCCTGCTACGGAGCACTTTTCCGAGCTGGCCCGGCGGTACGGGGTTTACCTTGCCTTCGGGTTGCCGGAGCGCGACCTCAAAACAGGACTCCTGTACAATGCTGCCGTTTTCATCGGGCCCCAGGGGGAGATTTTGGGCCGCGCCCGAAAGCTTGCCCCGGCTTTTAAAGAAAACCTCTGGTCGGCCCGGGGCAACCTTCCGGTCCTGGTTCGCGAGACCGCCTACGGGAAGGTAGGAGTGATCATTTGCGCCGATGCCTACTGGTACAAGCCGGCCCGATTGGCCGCCCTGAAAAGGGCGCGGCTCCTGCTGGTGCTGGCAAACTGGCCGCCCCACTGCCATCCTCCGGAGAATTTCTGGAGGGCGCGCGCTCTGGAAAACGGGATCTATCTCCTGGCCTGCAACAGAACAGGAACGGACAGGAACATGGACTGCACCCAGGCCCGCTCTTACCTGATCGATCCTGCAGGGTCGATCGTGCAGGAGTTCCGCGCTGATGAGGACGCTGTTTTCTATACCGCAATCCCGCTGGAGGGAAGAACATTCCCTTCTGCCCCTGCCCAGGAGCGGCTGTTCGCCAGATGCCCGGAGCTTTACCTTGATGTTGCTCTTGATCCCTTCTCGAGCCTTGAACCTGAAATGCTGCTGGGACTTCCCGCGCCCCAGCCCTTCACCGTAGCAGCTATCCAGTTCCGGCCCTTGCCCTTGAGGCCGGCCGAAAACCGGCAGATAATGGCTTCCCTCCTTGACAGGGCCTGCGAGGCGGCAGAGGAGCGCAGGCTGAAGCTGGACCTCGCGGTCCTTCCGGAGCTTGCCACAACTGGAGCACTCAAGGGTCGGGAGGAAGCCTCGCAAGGGGCCGAAGCAATCCCCGGACCCACTGCGGAGCTTCTGGCGCGCAAGGCGCAGGAGAAGCACCTGTACGTGGTGTGGGGAATGGCCGAACGGGATGGAGAATCGCTTTTCAACACTGCGGTTCTTGCCGGTCCCGCAGGTTTGCTGGGAAAATACCGCAAGGTCCACCTTTCTCCTCTGGATGCGGCTTGGGCGCGGGCCGGGGGAAACGAATTCCTCAGCTTTGACCTTCCCTGCGCCCGTGTAGGGGTTCTGCTGGGCAGCGACCTGCTGTTCCCCGAAAGTGCCGAGAGTCTCGCCAAGAGGGGTGCAGACATTCTCTGCGTCCCTGCCTTCTGGACGGCAAAGGAAACCCTTTTCCTCTGGGAGGCCAGGGCCGCCGAGCAGCAGTTGCATCTGGTAGTGGCAAACCAGTGGGGAGGGGAGGGAAGCTGCTGGGCAGTGGGGGAGAGCCTCATCTTCAGCTATGCCAGGCACCCGGAAAAGAGACAGAAAATCGCTGCCCCAGGTGCAGGGGACGAGTTCAAGATCTTGCTTTTGAGCCCTCTTGCCGCCAGGCAGAAGAGATTTTTAGAAATGGTGGATTATGAGCTGCTGCTGAGCAAGGACGACTGCCTTCAGAAATGATTTGGAAATAAATTTTAGAATTGAGGGAGGTTTGAATTTCTGATGTTCAGGCGACTAAATAAGGTCTTTCTGGTCTTCATCCTGATCTCATCCCTTGTTTTGCTGGCGGGCTGCGGCAAGGGAAAGGGGGAAACGGCAG
Above is a genomic segment from Bacillota bacterium containing:
- a CDS encoding ABC transporter permease, which translates into the protein MRVPAWYPIIWEELVYWRSKFWLYLVTYMLSPLIFLLSFGFGVGQRLRLVMPGGMSYLEFLVPGVIALALFNNGVTSVTVRMFYTRLHYHSFEAYRVAPVDTFSLWLGYTLAGMLRGLLAGLVVLGMVLLLVPGLHLSWGFFGSMVLASFCFGSLGVLIGLLLRSFDDQALASEFFLVPMTFLSGTLIPVERLPGLLQKLVWLFPLTPASQLLRATLAGAGFPWEPAVLVVTWTLSFFFAGWLRLCNSDA
- a CDS encoding Uma2 family endonuclease, which codes for MEATRPDLKFTYQDYCLLPEDRRVELIGGDFYLVPSPSVIHQRVAANIEHILRNFVKEHQLGEVLLAPLDVVLSPYDVVQPDVMFISHTRRQIITEANIQGPPDLVVEVLSPGTAERDRTIKKKLYARSGVRELWLVNTAAQAIEVFDLEKAEEEQPALFTRTGRERLESKVLPGLQADLDQIF
- a CDS encoding carbon-nitrogen hydrolase family protein; the encoded protein is MKEEVKAALIHAAVAWKDKERNLKKLLALTEEAARQGAKIIVSPELALSGYSFHSRSEIAPLAETIPGPATEHFSELARRYGVYLAFGLPERDLKTGLLYNAAVFIGPQGEILGRARKLAPAFKENLWSARGNLPVLVRETAYGKVGVIICADAYWYKPARLAALKRARLLLVLANWPPHCHPPENFWRARALENGIYLLACNRTGTDRNMDCTQARSYLIDPAGSIVQEFRADEDAVFYTAIPLEGRTFPSAPAQERLFARCPELYLDVALDPFSSLEPEMLLGLPAPQPFTVAAIQFRPLPLRPAENRQIMASLLDRACEAAEERRLKLDLAVLPELATTGALKGREEASQGAEAIPGPTAELLARKAQEKHLYVVWGMAERDGESLFNTAVLAGPAGLLGKYRKVHLSPLDAAWARAGGNEFLSFDLPCARVGVLLGSDLLFPESAESLAKRGADILCVPAFWTAKETLFLWEARAAEQQLHLVVANQWGGEGSCWAVGESLIFSYARHPEKRQKIAAPGAGDEFKILLLSPLAARQKRFLEMVDYELLLSKDDCLQK